One window of Methanothermobacter tenebrarum genomic DNA carries:
- a CDS encoding ATP-binding protein: MDHKINVPSDNKIFVKTQAYLKLKSVLEDLKYKKGKIVHVIGTPGTGKSANIYKAIDELGLRVYDVECHLKNLSANPQEVLKNIIDNIKESLDVNGEDEAYRRLSAFDAVLFADRFHDSHLIKDDVHGFSEWTLKSRKTPYFYLLCIKEYLRHKKEFKNLNIIFQTAWRLKIGDKKYDIFTDIPIISKMLSKILGMIFTVVRIEYTPKETIKIIKAHLDVEEDRIKKYIRVYGCRPRYILDKVRKV; encoded by the coding sequence ATGGATCATAAAATAAATGTACCCTCAGATAATAAAATTTTTGTAAAGACGCAAGCCTATCTTAAACTTAAAAGTGTGCTAGAGGATCTGAAGTATAAGAAAGGGAAGATAGTACATGTTATAGGCACTCCTGGTACTGGTAAATCAGCGAACATTTACAAGGCCATAGACGAGCTTGGACTCAGAGTATATGATGTAGAATGCCACCTTAAGAACCTGTCAGCAAACCCACAAGAAGTCCTCAAGAATATAATAGATAATATTAAGGAGTCATTAGATGTTAACGGGGAGGATGAAGCTTATAGGCGCCTTTCAGCCTTTGATGCTGTTCTGTTCGCTGACAGATTCCATGACAGCCACCTCATAAAAGATGATGTTCATGGTTTTAGTGAATGGACCCTGAAATCTAGGAAAACCCCCTACTTTTATCTGCTCTGCATCAAAGAATACCTAAGACACAAGAAAGAGTTCAAGAATCTTAACATCATATTCCAGACAGCATGGAGACTAAAAATAGGAGATAAAAAATATGATATCTTCACAGACATCCCCATAATCTCAAAGATGCTCTCAAAAATCCTAGGAATGATATTCACAGTAGTCAGGATAGAATACACGCCCAAGGAGACTATCAAGATCATTAAGGCACATTTAGACGTTGAAGAGGATAGAATCAAAAAATATATCAGAGTATATGGTTGCAGGCCCCGCTATATACTAGACAAAGTTAGAAAAGTCTAG
- a CDS encoding YbhB/YbcL family Raf kinase inhibitor-like protein, whose product MKIRSSAFNDGERIPKKHTCDGEDVSPPLTWEDVPEGTVTLAIISDDPDAPSKTWTHWLIFNIPPELNGLPEGVEKVGELENGIKQGFNDFGRIGYGGPCPPFGVHRYYFKLYALDTSLNLEPGTSKEELLRAMDGHIIEKTEMIGLYSRG is encoded by the coding sequence TTGAAGATTAGAAGTAGCGCCTTTAATGATGGGGAGAGAATACCGAAAAAGCATACCTGTGATGGTGAAGATGTTTCACCACCACTCACCTGGGAGGATGTGCCCGAAGGGACTGTTACACTCGCCATAATATCTGATGATCCAGACGCACCATCCAAAACCTGGACACACTGGCTGATATTCAACATACCTCCAGAACTTAACGGTCTCCCAGAGGGTGTTGAGAAAGTTGGAGAGTTGGAAAACGGGATCAAACAAGGATTTAACGATTTTGGGCGTATAGGATATGGTGGTCCATGCCCACCATTTGGCGTGCATAGATACTACTTCAAATTATATGCCCTGGACACGAGCCTTAACCTTGAACCCGGAACATCCAAGGAGGAGCTCTTAAGGGCCATGGATGGGCATATAATCGAAAAAACAGAGATGATAGGATTATATTCAAGAGGTTGA
- a CDS encoding ABC transporter permease: MKKFFEALIIPVILIVVWSILTFTNLIPSYILPSPYEVLVAFYNLLITGELFLHAMSTLLRVVTGFTAAAIIAIPLGIGIGWSKTLERLFNPIIQILRPIPPLAWVPFALLWFGLGLKAEAFIIFIGSFFPILLNSLDAVKGVERVLIEAACTLGATEGQVLTKVVLPASSPGILLGLRVGFGIGFMCTVAAEMIAAKSGLGYLIMEAMRLLDTGEVVVGMLTIGLIGFAIDQLLSRVEEKYIPWRGKTI; this comes from the coding sequence TTGAAGAAATTCTTCGAAGCACTAATCATACCAGTGATACTGATCGTAGTCTGGTCAATATTAACATTCACCAACCTGATACCATCATATATCCTCCCAAGCCCATATGAGGTCCTAGTAGCATTCTACAACCTGCTAATAACTGGAGAATTGTTTTTACATGCCATGAGCACACTATTAAGGGTTGTCACAGGATTCACCGCAGCAGCTATAATCGCAATACCACTAGGAATAGGCATAGGCTGGTCCAAGACCCTGGAGAGGCTTTTCAACCCGATAATACAAATATTGAGGCCTATACCCCCATTGGCATGGGTTCCATTCGCCCTCCTCTGGTTCGGCCTAGGGCTTAAAGCAGAGGCATTCATAATATTCATAGGATCATTCTTCCCAATACTCCTAAATAGCCTAGACGCCGTCAAGGGCGTGGAAAGGGTGCTCATCGAAGCAGCATGCACACTAGGAGCCACCGAAGGACAGGTGCTGACTAAGGTTGTGTTACCAGCATCCTCCCCAGGGATACTACTAGGTTTGAGGGTTGGCTTCGGCATAGGATTCATGTGCACAGTAGCGGCTGAGATGATAGCAGCCAAATCAGGCCTAGGATACCTTATCATGGAGGCTATGCGCCTACTCGACACGGGCGAAGTCGTAGTGGGCATGCTCACCATAGGCCTTATAGGATTCGCCATCGACCAGCTACTCTCAAGGGTGGAGGAAAAATACATCCCATGGAGGGGTAAAACCATCTAA
- a CDS encoding 4Fe-4S binding protein, translating into MKVNDWCMYCGECAGVCPRNLIEVKETSIIFSKKECKDCRLCMQVCPIGALEPEE; encoded by the coding sequence ATGAAGGTTAACGATTGGTGCATGTATTGCGGAGAATGTGCAGGAGTATGCCCCAGGAACTTGATAGAAGTTAAGGAGACATCTATAATATTTTCAAAGAAGGAATGTAAAGATTGTAGACTCTGTATGCAAGTATGTCCTATAGGGGCTCTTGAACCAGAGGAGTGA
- a CDS encoding UbiA family prenyltransferase, with protein sequence MLKALLRSTRITWTAKNIHMYLLVLTYAHEYKTAFSPLEFLSGLLIVSILWGGLYSLNDLTDIEVDKRDRLKSNRPFTGGDVRPRMVLLFISALIVSSLAFSILLNPLFTIILLLMVLNQLLYTLPPLRLKETPLAPLNSTATNNILRLASASILVGGLLIIPASIYILMFTAGLGTYLMYKKKLKETTIVSIIFFLIIYYAYSNRDISLSQILIVILPSFMATIPLYLSNIMEREKMIKLADIIYHRMLSVFYLACIIILLLLK encoded by the coding sequence ATGTTAAAAGCTCTTTTAAGGTCAACTAGGATCACCTGGACGGCTAAGAATATCCATATGTATCTTCTCGTCCTTACCTATGCCCACGAGTATAAAACGGCTTTCAGTCCACTGGAATTCCTCTCAGGGCTTCTCATTGTATCAATACTCTGGGGTGGACTCTATTCCCTTAATGATCTTACAGATATTGAAGTTGATAAAAGGGACAGGTTAAAATCTAACAGACCATTCACAGGAGGGGATGTAAGACCAAGGATGGTCCTATTATTTATATCAGCCTTGATAGTATCCTCATTAGCGTTTTCAATCCTTTTAAACCCACTCTTCACTATAATACTCCTTTTAATGGTCTTAAACCAGCTCTTGTATACTCTGCCCCCCTTAAGGTTGAAGGAAACCCCCCTCGCACCATTAAATAGCACAGCAACTAACAATATTCTAAGATTAGCCTCTGCAAGCATACTAGTAGGGGGCCTCCTTATTATCCCAGCCAGTATTTACATTTTAATGTTCACAGCAGGACTGGGAACATATCTCATGTATAAGAAGAAACTTAAAGAAACAACCATAGTATCCATAATATTCTTCTTAATCATATACTATGCGTATAGTAACCGTGATATAAGCCTTTCACAGATCCTAATAGTAATATTACCATCCTTTATGGCCACAATACCACTATATCTCTCCAATATAATGGAAAGAGAGAAGATGATCAAATTAGCGGATATAATCTATCATAGGATGTTATCAGTCTTTTATCTGGCCTGTATAATCATCCTACTCCTCTTAAAATAG
- a CDS encoding ABC transporter ATP-binding protein, protein MPLKIEGLSKKFKDRPILEDINLQVEDGEFLCIVGPSGCGKTTLLRIIAGLEEPTTGRVFADGKPVKGPGADRGFVFQQYTLFPWRTVLENVTFGLELKGLEEGEREKIAMEYLKLVGLEDFKDAYPYELSGGMKQRVAIVRALANNPKFLLMDEPFAALDIQTRNLLQKELLYIWEKTNETIIFVTHNVDEAVFLADRIVVLSVRPGRILRTFKVEIERIRDRLSKDFLTLRGEILNILEKEVKLR, encoded by the coding sequence ATGCCATTAAAGATAGAGGGGCTTTCGAAGAAATTCAAGGACAGGCCCATACTAGAGGATATAAACCTCCAGGTTGAGGATGGTGAATTCCTATGCATAGTAGGACCTTCAGGTTGCGGTAAAACCACACTATTGCGGATAATCGCAGGCCTAGAAGAGCCCACCACAGGCAGAGTATTCGCCGATGGCAAGCCGGTCAAGGGACCCGGAGCCGATAGGGGATTCGTATTCCAACAATACACCCTCTTCCCATGGCGAACCGTACTCGAGAACGTGACCTTCGGATTAGAACTTAAAGGACTAGAAGAGGGTGAAAGGGAAAAAATCGCCATGGAATACCTTAAACTGGTCGGATTAGAAGATTTCAAGGACGCATACCCATATGAACTTTCAGGGGGTATGAAACAGAGAGTTGCAATAGTAAGGGCCCTTGCAAATAATCCTAAGTTTCTCCTCATGGACGAACCATTCGCAGCATTGGACATACAAACACGAAACCTACTACAAAAAGAACTTTTATACATATGGGAGAAAACAAATGAAACCATAATATTCGTAACACATAACGTGGATGAGGCAGTATTCCTAGCAGATAGGATAGTGGTCCTAAGCGTAAGACCTGGTAGAATACTGCGAACATTTAAAGTTGAAATAGAGAGGATAAGAGACAGACTAAGTAAAGACTTCCTAACCCTAAGGGGTGAGATACTTAATATACTTGAAAAAGAAGTTAAATTAAGGTGA
- a CDS encoding NAD(P)/FAD-dependent oxidoreductase, protein MIRTDVLVIGAGPAGSTAAKHAALGGCDVILVDKKSEIGAPKRCAEGVSMGGLESLGIKPNPQWITRKIEGVRLVSPNGTSVWLTSEKVELPEAGYILERKVFDKHLAMDAARAGSRIMIKTLARGLQRVDDGYIVDLETMGEEFQIKARIIIAADGPESRVARWAGLKTATKPKDMESAAQFEMVGVEMEDNHCIEFYFGSVAPGGYAWIFPKGDDIANVGLGVLSTRTNKSAYEHLLEFVEDCPATRNAQPVELNIGGDPVGGMPKKLVTDGLMVVGDAAGQVNPLTGGGIISGMTGSMLAGRVAAKAMKDNDTSKERLSEYEKLAYESIGKDINRYLKVKDYMLSLSDDELDSIAEAFKDVEFEKISTTELVKKLVKVSPRALLKLGRLF, encoded by the coding sequence ATGATCAGAACAGACGTGCTTGTAATCGGCGCAGGCCCGGCAGGTTCAACCGCGGCTAAACACGCGGCCCTCGGAGGCTGTGATGTAATCCTAGTAGATAAAAAGTCTGAGATAGGCGCGCCTAAACGTTGCGCGGAGGGGGTTTCCATGGGCGGACTCGAATCCCTCGGGATAAAACCCAACCCCCAGTGGATAACAAGGAAAATAGAGGGTGTGCGCCTTGTATCACCCAATGGTACCAGTGTCTGGTTAACATCTGAAAAGGTTGAACTCCCGGAAGCAGGTTACATATTAGAAAGGAAAGTCTTTGACAAGCACCTGGCAATGGACGCTGCCAGGGCCGGTTCGAGGATCATGATAAAAACCCTTGCAAGGGGCTTGCAACGGGTAGATGATGGTTACATTGTGGACCTTGAGACAATGGGGGAAGAATTCCAGATAAAAGCGCGTATAATTATAGCAGCTGACGGACCCGAATCAAGGGTTGCAAGGTGGGCTGGTCTCAAAACCGCCACCAAGCCAAAGGACATGGAATCAGCAGCACAATTTGAGATGGTTGGTGTTGAAATGGAGGATAATCATTGCATAGAATTTTATTTCGGGAGTGTCGCCCCTGGGGGTTATGCTTGGATATTCCCGAAGGGGGATGATATAGCTAACGTAGGACTCGGCGTCCTTTCAACCAGGACCAATAAGAGCGCATACGAGCACCTACTAGAATTTGTGGAAGATTGTCCAGCCACCAGGAACGCTCAACCAGTTGAATTAAATATAGGCGGGGACCCGGTAGGTGGAATGCCAAAAAAGCTAGTAACTGATGGTTTGATGGTTGTGGGTGATGCTGCAGGCCAGGTCAACCCACTCACGGGTGGGGGTATAATATCTGGGATGACGGGTAGCATGCTAGCAGGTAGGGTCGCGGCCAAGGCCATGAAAGATAATGACACATCCAAGGAAAGGCTTAGTGAATATGAGAAACTAGCCTATGAGAGTATAGGTAAAGATATCAATAGGTATCTTAAGGTGAAGGATTACATGTTAAGTCTCAGTGACGATGAACTTGACTCAATCGCGGAAGCCTTTAAGGATGTGGAATTTGAGAAGATAAGCACAACGGAACTTGTTAAAAAATTGGTGAAGGTTTCCCCAAGGGCCCTCTTAAAACTTGGAAGGCTATTTTAA